A window from Candidatus Dormiibacterota bacterium encodes these proteins:
- a CDS encoding LysE family transporter: MARALALGFLIGFPIAASPGPIFFLVLRRTLSRGWRSGLVCGLGVATGDAIYAGLAAFGVAAITNVLLGQGRWIGLVGGVAIALIGVRTLRSDPHPGPPPQVGEGNSIQLVGA; this comes from the coding sequence ATGGCCAGGGCGCTGGCCCTCGGATTCCTTATCGGGTTCCCCATCGCCGCGTCGCCAGGCCCGATCTTCTTTCTGGTCCTGCGCCGCACCCTCTCGCGCGGCTGGCGTAGCGGCCTCGTCTGCGGACTCGGGGTCGCCACCGGCGACGCCATCTATGCCGGGCTGGCGGCCTTCGGCGTTGCCGCGATCACGAACGTGCTGCTCGGGCAGGGGCGCTGGATTGGCCTCGTCGGCGGCGTCGCCATCGCCCTGATCGGCGTGCGGACGCTTCGCTCAGACCCCCACCCTGGCCCTCCCCCGCAAGTGGGGGAGGGGAACTCAATCCAGCTGGTCGGCGCCT
- a CDS encoding alpha/beta hydrolase-fold protein, whose translation MWPLGALLLLAVAVALFEGSATWGNLDGGLRSLDFDPERAQLIEAWLAGALFAFGGALITGRPWLSSVFAVGFVGLTYILPLGARLVEQTPTLFGMRERVSAGAIQHNQVVALAVAFLAAVVAAAVADLLGREVRRHLRDRQSRTRAVRSGVLGGALILTILLAGGVDPLLRVGPDAGVYSPAPVAARPVSASGQPAPAEPVPSAGEVRQGTYYSAAMRESRHFYIYLPPSYGLRSAAHRHYPTIYLLHGDPSNSGEWLRYGTPAVFDAGFAHGDLSEAILVMPDGNGHVTVATQWANRRDGRDRIEDATLELVAYVDRQYRTAAYRQYRIIGGLSSGAYGAVNIAARHPDVFGVAMGFSGYYVARGPVFGVDRAYADSNSPTIIVQRSAAARSVHYILTVGAADPYRASTEGFVQQVRRLGVSTDFELIPGGGHGGRLFWDGLLFGLKVIEPQLAAMPAPPNPTRG comes from the coding sequence TTGTGGCCGCTTGGCGCCCTCTTGCTCCTGGCGGTTGCCGTGGCCTTGTTCGAGGGCAGCGCCACCTGGGGCAATCTCGACGGTGGGTTGCGTTCGCTCGATTTCGATCCTGAGCGCGCGCAACTGATCGAGGCATGGCTTGCCGGTGCGCTCTTCGCGTTTGGCGGGGCCCTCATCACCGGCCGCCCCTGGTTATCCAGCGTCTTCGCCGTCGGTTTCGTCGGCCTGACCTACATCCTGCCGTTAGGGGCGAGGCTTGTCGAACAGACACCGACGCTCTTCGGGATGCGCGAGCGTGTCTCTGCCGGCGCGATCCAGCACAACCAGGTGGTCGCCCTCGCCGTGGCGTTTCTCGCGGCCGTGGTCGCCGCCGCCGTCGCCGACTTACTTGGTCGAGAGGTGCGGCGTCACCTTCGGGACCGGCAGTCGCGCACCCGCGCCGTTCGCTCCGGTGTCCTGGGCGGCGCGCTGATCCTCACGATCCTGCTGGCCGGCGGCGTCGATCCGCTGCTGCGGGTGGGTCCCGACGCCGGTGTGTATTCTCCCGCACCGGTCGCCGCGCGGCCGGTCAGCGCCTCGGGACAACCGGCCCCGGCGGAGCCCGTCCCGAGCGCGGGCGAGGTTCGGCAGGGGACCTATTACAGCGCGGCCATGCGGGAGTCTCGTCACTTCTACATCTATCTGCCGCCGAGCTACGGCTTGCGCTCGGCGGCCCACCGGCACTATCCGACGATCTACCTGCTGCACGGTGATCCGTCGAATTCCGGTGAATGGCTTCGTTATGGCACGCCGGCGGTGTTCGATGCCGGCTTCGCCCACGGCGACCTGTCCGAGGCCATCCTGGTGATGCCCGATGGCAACGGTCACGTGACGGTGGCAACCCAATGGGCCAACCGCCGGGATGGTCGTGACCGGATCGAGGATGCGACGCTCGAGTTGGTTGCGTACGTCGATCGGCAGTATCGGACGGCCGCGTATCGGCAGTACCGAATCATCGGCGGGCTCTCGTCCGGCGCTTACGGCGCGGTCAACATCGCGGCGCGCCATCCCGACGTTTTCGGTGTGGCGATGGGGTTCTCCGGTTATTACGTCGCCCGCGGCCCGGTCTTCGGGGTCGATCGCGCCTATGCCGACAGCAACAGCCCGACCATCATCGTCCAGCGCAGCGCCGCGGCCCGCTCCGTCCACTACATCCTCACGGTTGGCGCGGCCGATCCGTACCGCGCATCGACGGAAGGGTTCGTGCAACAAGTTCGCCGACTAGGAGTCTCTACCGATTTCGAGCTCATTCCAGGGGGAGGACATGGTGGTCGTCTCTTCTGGGACGGGCTGCTTTTCGGCCTCAAGGTCATCGAGCCGCAGCTCGCAGCGATGCCAGCGCCGCCGAACCCGACCCGAGGGTGA
- a CDS encoding DUF2156 domain-containing protein → MIGKRDVSSSVRAFREPLRMGLTVMVLGAAALSLQAWLSNRHVWRTAGFVAATALTKAAIVLVLVLVVAGVLVAMRPKRTVQEALLVIAVANVFLGVVTGRPVLALAGAIGFALVVIARPLWWELSDTRASRLGRFVLLAATGLVVALFLLERPKGTLIALFTLIFLIALGAGLWGLLLLVRNAPLPSSIGPLATVYQEYARAGISPFTLMHDKRYFWNREGTAYLAYAARSGAAVVLGPGVGPAAALPSLYAEFRAESHRRGWRVGFYQVPEAMADEFGWGHGYRIGSEAIVELDGLTLEGPIMAKLRHEISRAQRNGVTVTIVPDAAIPPQTRRAMRGLTEMRIQNRHFGEMGFSVGRSDDVPAVPTTVGLAHDAAGELVAYVTWLSLPAARGVSLDAMRRRANAPGGTMDLLLYTGLTHFKGTATWASLGLAPAGGPSACGLSAFKTKFRPTWEPRYMVAERLIDWPVVAAATLLLHYPRLAQHVTGRVIAPVKWLRAA, encoded by the coding sequence ATGATCGGTAAGAGAGACGTGAGCTCCTCGGTGAGAGCTTTTCGCGAACCGCTGCGCATGGGACTGACCGTGATGGTGCTGGGCGCGGCCGCGCTTTCGCTTCAGGCCTGGCTGTCAAACCGGCACGTCTGGCGCACGGCGGGATTTGTGGCGGCGACGGCGCTGACCAAGGCCGCCATCGTCCTGGTGCTGGTGCTCGTCGTGGCCGGCGTCCTGGTTGCGATGCGGCCCAAGCGGACGGTGCAAGAGGCGCTGTTGGTCATTGCCGTAGCCAATGTCTTTCTGGGAGTGGTGACCGGCCGGCCGGTCCTGGCACTCGCGGGGGCAATCGGATTCGCGCTCGTCGTGATTGCCCGTCCCCTCTGGTGGGAGCTGAGTGACACTCGTGCCAGTCGCCTCGGCCGGTTCGTTCTGCTCGCGGCTACCGGGCTCGTCGTGGCCCTGTTCCTGCTCGAGCGGCCGAAGGGTACCCTGATCGCGCTCTTTACGCTCATCTTCCTGATCGCCCTCGGGGCGGGGCTCTGGGGCCTGCTGCTCCTGGTCCGCAACGCTCCACTGCCGAGCAGCATCGGACCGCTGGCCACCGTCTACCAGGAGTACGCGCGGGCCGGGATCAGCCCGTTCACGCTGATGCACGACAAGCGCTATTTCTGGAACCGCGAGGGCACGGCGTACCTGGCCTATGCGGCCAGGTCGGGCGCCGCGGTGGTCCTCGGTCCTGGGGTCGGGCCGGCGGCGGCACTTCCCTCGCTGTACGCCGAATTCCGGGCGGAGAGTCACCGCCGCGGATGGCGCGTCGGCTTCTACCAGGTCCCCGAGGCGATGGCCGACGAGTTCGGTTGGGGCCATGGCTACCGCATCGGGTCCGAGGCGATCGTGGAGCTCGATGGCCTCACCCTGGAAGGCCCCATCATGGCGAAGCTCCGCCACGAGATCAGCCGGGCGCAGCGTAACGGCGTGACGGTCACGATCGTTCCCGACGCCGCGATACCGCCGCAGACCCGACGGGCCATGCGCGGTCTCACCGAAATGCGGATCCAGAACCGGCATTTTGGCGAGATGGGATTCTCCGTCGGCCGCAGCGATGACGTCCCGGCCGTCCCCACGACGGTCGGCCTCGCGCACGACGCCGCCGGCGAGCTGGTCGCCTATGTCACCTGGCTCTCGCTGCCGGCCGCTCGCGGTGTATCGCTCGATGCCATGCGGCGTCGCGCCAATGCGCCGGGCGGCACGATGGACCTCCTGCTCTACACCGGCCTGACGCACTTCAAGGGCACGGCCACCTGGGCGAGCCTTGGGCTGGCACCAGCGGGCGGCCCGTCGGCCTGCGGCCTCTCTGCGTTCAAGACGAAATTCCGGCCCACGTGGGAGCCGCGCTACATGGTGGCAGAACGATTGATCGATTGGCCGGTGGTCGCCGCGGCGACGCTGCTCCTGCATTACCCACGGCTGGCCCAGCATGTCACCGGGCGCGTGATTGCGCCGGTCAAATGGTTGCGCGCCGCCTGA
- a CDS encoding Phenylacetic acid catabolic protein: protein MGGDDDRAQSRHHPALGAGRGQLSLYSLVKSLADNKQLLGMRYAEWCIAAPTLEADIAAAAMGLDDIGHSRVLYGSLRELGTPDGAVEDAASYANVPYLDRPWTEWAEFVAANAVLDNAFTLMIEALANGNVEILRSRLKKMLQEERYHTLHGRSWMHEVEAGAAIDRAWRESLEWIGPENGDVDELHRSGQLAYGVRDLRRLLEERLDASAPQPAIEWGSWEPIRRRTQAGGIDQATLDLLQGLAEKRYMPASG from the coding sequence CTGGGTGGAGATGATGATCGTGCCCAAAGCCGCCATCATCCCGCTCTGGGCGCCGGGCGGGGACAGCTGAGTCTCTACTCGCTCGTCAAGAGCCTGGCGGATAACAAACAATTGCTTGGGATGCGCTACGCGGAGTGGTGCATCGCGGCGCCCACACTCGAAGCCGATATCGCGGCAGCCGCCATGGGTCTCGACGACATCGGCCATAGCCGCGTCCTTTATGGGTCATTGCGTGAGCTCGGAACCCCGGACGGTGCGGTCGAGGATGCCGCCAGCTACGCCAACGTGCCCTACCTGGACCGACCCTGGACGGAATGGGCTGAGTTCGTCGCCGCCAACGCCGTCCTCGACAATGCCTTCACCCTGATGATCGAGGCGCTGGCCAACGGCAACGTGGAGATTTTGCGAAGCCGGCTCAAGAAGATGCTCCAGGAAGAGCGCTATCACACGCTCCATGGCCGAAGCTGGATGCACGAGGTGGAGGCTGGCGCGGCCATCGACCGTGCGTGGCGGGAATCGCTGGAATGGATCGGACCCGAAAACGGGGACGTCGATGAGCTGCATCGCAGCGGCCAGCTGGCCTACGGCGTGCGCGACCTGCGACGGCTGCTGGAAGAACGGCTCGACGCCAGCGCACCGCAGCCCGCCATCGAGTGGGGCAGTTGGGAACCGATCCGCCGGCGAACCCAGGCTGGCGGCATCGATCAGGCGACGCTCGACCTGTTGCAGGGGCTTGCGGAAAAGCGCTACATGCCGGCCAGTGGATAA
- a CDS encoding metal-sulfur cluster assembly factor, whose translation MSPHPALPRERGRETSPQERIWSALAEINDPEMPVNLVDLGLIYGVSVDRGSVAVRLTFTAMGCPASDMIMADIRERLLAEPGIEEVRLDIVWDPPWTSARLTADGREALRAWGLSV comes from the coding sequence GTGAGCCCCCACCCTGCCCTCCCCCGCGAGCGGGGGAGGGAAACATCGCCGCAAGAGCGCATCTGGTCGGCGTTGGCGGAGATCAACGATCCGGAGATGCCGGTCAATTTGGTGGACCTTGGCCTGATTTATGGCGTCAGCGTGGACCGCGGTTCCGTCGCTGTGCGGCTGACCTTTACGGCCATGGGCTGCCCGGCCAGCGACATGATCATGGCCGACATCCGCGAGCGACTGCTTGCGGAGCCGGGCATCGAGGAGGTGCGCCTGGACATCGTTTGGGACCCACCGTGGACGTCGGCCCGGTTGACCGCCGACGGCCGCGAGGCGCTGCGGGCCTGGGGGCTTTCCGTCTGA
- a CDS encoding Phenylacetic acid catabolic protein yields MEPANSGALEALLKRGELVESTSEMTPGYLRELKHTLLVSGDTELISAPAYYLAARKAPSVNAFMTGIAIIQDELAHAHIAYHILEELGESQEALIFKRDPKAFRYPYAFDVPLESWTELVVANAMYDQAGFCLLGDIHEHGSYGPWKRGLVKVMAEENFHLRNGRNWSKRISLAGGEAREELQRAVDWMFPLTVEWFGLPDDLKQHSAQLDYRLKGLTNDQLRQQWLSTVVPFMESIGIQVPAHKEGEGYVLDYPFPCTFDADEKRWHFKDPCSWDAVLKRWRARGPRNAEMVALFQESFSKFQVRA; encoded by the coding sequence ATGGAGCCGGCGAATTCGGGGGCGCTGGAGGCGCTGCTCAAGCGGGGCGAACTGGTCGAATCGACGTCGGAAATGACGCCCGGCTATCTGCGCGAGCTGAAGCACACGCTGCTGGTCTCCGGCGACACGGAACTGATCTCGGCGCCGGCCTACTATCTCGCGGCCCGGAAGGCGCCCAGCGTCAACGCCTTCATGACGGGGATCGCCATCATCCAGGACGAGCTGGCGCACGCGCACATCGCGTATCACATCCTCGAAGAGCTGGGCGAGAGCCAGGAGGCGCTGATTTTCAAGCGGGATCCCAAGGCCTTTCGCTATCCGTACGCGTTTGACGTGCCGTTGGAGAGCTGGACCGAGCTGGTGGTCGCGAACGCGATGTACGACCAGGCGGGCTTCTGCCTGCTGGGCGACATCCACGAGCACGGGTCCTATGGTCCATGGAAGCGCGGCCTCGTGAAAGTGATGGCGGAGGAGAACTTTCACCTGCGTAATGGCCGCAACTGGTCAAAACGCATCAGTCTCGCGGGCGGCGAAGCCAGGGAAGAGTTGCAGCGGGCCGTCGATTGGATGTTTCCCCTGACCGTCGAATGGTTTGGCTTGCCCGACGACCTCAAGCAGCACTCGGCGCAGCTGGACTATCGACTGAAAGGCCTGACCAACGACCAGCTGCGGCAGCAATGGCTCTCTACGGTCGTTCCGTTTATGGAATCGATCGGGATCCAGGTGCCGGCGCACAAGGAAGGGGAGGGCTACGTGCTCGACTATCCGTTCCCCTGTACCTTCGACGCCGACGAGAAGCGCTGGCATTTCAAGGACCCGTGCAGCTGGGACGCGGTCCTCAAGCGCTGGCGCGCGCGCGGACCGCGCAATGCGGAGATGGTCGCGCTCTTCCAGGAGAGCTTCTCGAAGTTCCAGGTGCGCGCGTGA
- a CDS encoding alpha/beta hydrolase, producing MTELIEANGLQFYVRDQGSGTPVILLHGFPDTGDLWRNQVPALVKSGFRTIVPDMRGRGRSSKPDAVADYRLSSIVRDVTAILDALGIQRAHVVGHDWSAAVAWLLAALAPDRVDRLVAISVGAPGAAAKPTLEELQKGWYRLLFLFEGVAEELLQRDDWSLFRLFLGGAKDTDAYVRTLSEPGALTPALNWYRANLPVQALLGRSGGPQLPLIKADTLGIWSTGDLYLTEDAMTRSEQRVQGTWRYERFEGSHWVPVDQPDRLNRLLVDFLS from the coding sequence TTGACCGAGTTGATCGAAGCCAACGGACTGCAGTTCTACGTCCGCGATCAGGGTTCCGGAACGCCGGTCATCCTGCTGCACGGCTTTCCCGACACCGGCGATCTGTGGCGCAACCAGGTGCCGGCCCTCGTGAAAAGCGGCTTCCGCACCATCGTGCCCGACATGCGGGGGCGCGGGCGCAGTAGCAAGCCCGACGCCGTTGCCGACTATCGATTGTCATCGATCGTCCGGGACGTCACCGCCATTCTGGATGCACTCGGCATCCAGCGCGCGCACGTCGTCGGGCATGACTGGAGCGCCGCGGTGGCGTGGCTCCTGGCGGCCTTAGCGCCCGATCGCGTCGATCGCCTGGTTGCCATCTCGGTCGGCGCTCCCGGAGCCGCGGCGAAGCCGACGCTCGAGGAACTCCAGAAGGGCTGGTACCGCCTGCTGTTCTTGTTCGAAGGCGTCGCCGAGGAGTTGCTGCAACGGGACGACTGGTCCCTGTTCCGCCTCTTCCTCGGCGGCGCGAAAGACACGGATGCTTACGTCCGGACGTTGTCCGAGCCCGGCGCGCTGACGCCGGCGCTCAACTGGTATCGTGCGAACCTTCCGGTGCAAGCGCTCCTCGGCCGGTCCGGCGGGCCGCAGCTCCCGTTGATCAAGGCGGATACGCTCGGGATCTGGAGCACCGGCGATCTCTATCTGACTGAAGACGCCATGACGCGCTCCGAGCAGCGCGTGCAGGGGACCTGGCGCTACGAGCGTTTCGAGGGCTCGCACTGGGTGCCGGTCGACCAGCCGGACCGCCTGAACCGGCTCCTGGTCGACTTCCTCTCCTGA
- a CDS encoding TadE family protein, with product MTPTVLNQRAPAGAQQLGRRRARPGQGTAEFALCAPIALILLLGIVEAGFLMFGVGTSAYATGEAARVGAEAGNAANADMQVIGTIDGTGLGQNGIVQVTEIDIYRLIEDPNTGALTVDTNGCGGGGCVNKYDLFGTPLVTPEPWSASLRDVSNGSSDFMGVTIKYQYAWKSGALIASGPLVLSAKYYVRLEPQTY from the coding sequence ATGACACCCACCGTGTTAAATCAACGCGCCCCGGCCGGGGCCCAGCAACTGGGTCGCCGGCGAGCCAGGCCTGGTCAGGGGACTGCCGAATTCGCCCTCTGCGCGCCCATCGCGCTGATCCTGCTACTCGGCATCGTCGAGGCCGGCTTCTTGATGTTCGGCGTAGGCACTTCTGCCTATGCCACCGGAGAAGCCGCGCGTGTCGGCGCCGAAGCCGGCAACGCGGCGAACGCCGACATGCAGGTGATCGGCACCATCGATGGCACGGGGCTTGGACAGAACGGTATCGTCCAGGTGACCGAGATCGACATCTATCGGCTGATCGAGGACCCCAATACCGGGGCCCTGACGGTCGATACCAACGGCTGTGGGGGCGGCGGCTGCGTCAACAAGTACGACCTCTTCGGTACCCCCCTGGTCACGCCTGAGCCATGGTCGGCCAGCCTGCGCGACGTGTCCAATGGATCGAGCGACTTCATGGGCGTCACCATCAAGTACCAGTACGCGTGGAAATCGGGGGCGCTGATCGCCAGCGGTCCGCTCGTCCTCTCGGCGAAGTACTACGTGCGGTTGGAGCCGCAGACCTACTGA
- a CDS encoding TadE/TadG family type IV pilus assembly protein, with amino-acid sequence MQRTSVTTPAMAPRRKRAQSLVELAVTIPVMAVLLLGGFDCTMLVWDKLVASYATRQGVRLASELGGRQTNPTATQAAIDKKIVRNVLAVTKTWGYGTLLELDIYGATRADGAMQASDYQDQFDGSGNPLGGGQQTLTLERRYQTPPDETAIGVRLVWTFTVPAGTFGNMTFTEYSVMKVAPVLN; translated from the coding sequence ATGCAACGCACATCTGTCACCACGCCGGCAATGGCCCCGCGCCGGAAGCGGGCCCAGTCTCTGGTGGAGCTCGCCGTCACGATCCCGGTCATGGCTGTCCTCCTGCTAGGCGGGTTCGACTGCACGATGCTGGTCTGGGACAAGCTGGTCGCCAGCTACGCCACGCGCCAGGGAGTGCGACTCGCCTCCGAACTCGGGGGGCGGCAAACGAACCCGACCGCGACTCAGGCCGCGATCGATAAGAAAATCGTCCGCAACGTGCTGGCGGTGACCAAGACCTGGGGCTACGGCACCCTGCTGGAACTCGACATCTACGGGGCGACCCGCGCCGACGGCGCCATGCAGGCGAGCGACTACCAGGATCAATTCGACGGCAGCGGCAACCCGCTGGGCGGCGGTCAACAGACGTTAACGCTGGAGCGCCGCTATCAGACGCCACCGGACGAGACAGCCATCGGGGTCCGCCTTGTCTGGACATTCACGGTGCCGGCCGGGACGTTCGGCAACATGACGTTCACCGAGTACTCCGTCATGAAGGTAGCGCCGGTGCTGAACTGA
- a CDS encoding manganese efflux pump: MWPTLVGLVVPLGLDTFAIAAALGMTGLTRQDRIRVTVLFTAFEMGMPVVGIVLGAVAGNVVGKAADYVAIAILIGLGVFMLWPRHDERDESERVGLLARTRGLAAIGLGISISLDELAIGFTLGLLRFPVVLVIALIGIQTLIVTQAGLRLGTQIGEVVRERAEQLAGVVLAALGVVLLGQRLLAGH, encoded by the coding sequence ATGTGGCCCACGCTCGTCGGCCTGGTGGTCCCGCTGGGGCTCGATACGTTTGCCATCGCGGCCGCGCTTGGCATGACCGGACTCACGCGCCAGGACCGGATCCGGGTCACGGTCCTCTTTACGGCGTTCGAGATGGGCATGCCGGTGGTCGGCATCGTGCTGGGGGCCGTCGCCGGCAACGTCGTGGGAAAGGCTGCCGACTACGTCGCGATCGCCATCCTGATTGGGCTTGGCGTCTTCATGCTCTGGCCGCGACATGATGAACGTGACGAATCCGAGCGCGTTGGATTGCTGGCTCGGACCCGTGGGCTGGCGGCGATCGGGCTGGGCATCAGCATCAGCCTCGACGAACTGGCGATCGGGTTCACCCTGGGATTGCTGCGTTTCCCGGTTGTGCTGGTGATCGCGCTGATCGGCATCCAGACGCTGATCGTGACGCAGGCTGGGCTTCGGCTGGGAACGCAGATTGGCGAAGTCGTCCGCGAGCGGGCCGAGCAGCTGGCGGGCGTCGTGCTGGCCGCCTTGGGCGTCGTCCTCTTAGGACAGCGTTTGCTCGCCGGGCATTAA
- a CDS encoding thymidine phosphorylase, producing MTAIDVIRDKRDGRVLSDDAIEFIVRGATDGSIPDYQLAAWLMAVRLNGMTDAETKTLTLAMAASGRQLDLASIPGRKVDKHSTGGVGDKATLVVAPLVAAAGIPVAKLSGRALGHSGGTLDKLESIPGFNVDLSIDDFIDQVRRIGIAIAGQTADMVPADKVFYALRDATATVDSVPLIASSVMSKKLAAGADAIVLDVKCGRGAFVATLEAAEALARALVAIGANAGRETVAYVTDMEQPLGRAVGNALEVREAIETLSARGPSDLEALSLRLGNEMLRMAGAETTDLKRLISDGAALRKFAQLVEAQSGDPRVVDDLARLPTAPVQRPVAASQSGQVAAIDALEIALAAKSLGAGRDRKDAAIDLAVGIVLQKKVGDAVQRGEPVATVHARTEEAAQQVATRVAGAFRVTASARPRPLLLRRISASGTERLDT from the coding sequence GTGACCGCGATCGATGTCATCCGAGACAAGCGCGATGGCCGGGTCCTTAGCGACGACGCCATTGAGTTCATCGTGCGCGGCGCCACCGACGGATCGATCCCGGACTACCAGCTGGCCGCCTGGCTGATGGCGGTGCGCCTCAACGGCATGACGGACGCCGAGACCAAGACGCTGACGCTGGCCATGGCGGCCAGTGGGCGCCAGCTCGATCTCGCATCGATCCCCGGCCGCAAAGTCGACAAGCACTCCACAGGCGGCGTCGGCGACAAGGCCACGTTGGTGGTCGCACCGCTGGTCGCCGCCGCCGGCATCCCGGTGGCGAAACTCTCGGGACGCGCCCTGGGCCACAGCGGAGGCACGCTCGACAAGCTCGAGTCCATCCCCGGCTTCAACGTGGATCTTTCTATCGACGACTTCATCGACCAGGTCCGGCGCATCGGCATCGCGATCGCCGGGCAGACCGCCGATATGGTCCCCGCGGACAAAGTCTTCTATGCCTTGCGCGACGCCACGGCCACGGTGGACTCCGTGCCGTTGATCGCGAGCAGCGTCATGAGCAAGAAGCTGGCCGCGGGCGCCGATGCCATCGTGCTCGATGTCAAGTGCGGCCGCGGTGCCTTTGTCGCGACGCTCGAGGCGGCCGAGGCACTGGCTCGGGCGCTGGTGGCGATCGGCGCCAACGCCGGACGCGAGACCGTCGCCTACGTCACCGACATGGAGCAGCCCCTTGGGCGCGCGGTGGGCAACGCGCTCGAAGTCCGCGAGGCGATCGAGACGCTGTCGGCACGTGGCCCCTCGGACCTGGAAGCCCTCAGTCTTCGGCTGGGAAACGAGATGCTCCGCATGGCCGGCGCAGAAACGACCGATCTCAAGCGCCTGATCTCCGACGGAGCCGCGTTACGCAAGTTCGCGCAACTCGTCGAAGCGCAGTCGGGCGATCCACGGGTCGTCGACGACCTGGCGCGCCTGCCAACCGCCCCGGTCCAGCGGCCAGTTGCTGCGAGCCAATCGGGCCAGGTGGCCGCGATCGATGCGCTGGAGATCGCGCTCGCGGCCAAATCCCTCGGGGCGGGCCGCGACCGGAAAGATGCGGCGATCGACCTCGCGGTGGGCATCGTGCTGCAAAAGAAAGTTGGCGATGCCGTCCAGCGCGGCGAGCCAGTGGCGACCGTCCACGCCCGCACCGAGGAGGCGGCGCAACAGGTTGCGACCCGCGTTGCGGGGGCCTTCCGCGTAACGGCATCGGCGCGGCCTCGACCGTTGCTGTTGCGACGGATCAGCGCGTCCGGTACCGAGCGGCTCGACACGTAA
- a CDS encoding nucleoside phosphorylase, with protein sequence MGDLQYHIRCKPGDVGAVVLLPGDPGRVEPIARLLDSPRLIARNREYTTYTGTLDGRAVSVCSTGIGSPSTAIAVEELAAIGATTFIRVGTTGSIQKDVHFSDLVIATAAVRDEGTTPSYVPMSYPAVADFELLSALVAAARDANQRAHAGIVRSHDALYTDLHAARMPRREELEGALKVWHRARVLCNDMESSTIFVICALLNLRGGSVLTVVNEPGEEAIDPTRVAALDLTPMFKVALGAARQLAPLKA encoded by the coding sequence ATGGGGGATTTGCAGTACCACATCCGCTGCAAACCTGGCGATGTCGGCGCGGTCGTCCTTCTCCCCGGCGATCCCGGTCGGGTGGAGCCGATCGCCCGGCTGCTCGACAGTCCCCGGCTGATCGCGCGGAACCGCGAGTACACGACCTACACCGGGACGCTCGACGGCCGCGCGGTCTCGGTCTGCTCGACCGGCATCGGCTCACCGTCGACGGCGATCGCCGTCGAGGAGCTCGCCGCGATCGGAGCGACGACGTTCATCCGCGTAGGCACCACTGGGTCGATTCAGAAGGACGTGCATTTCTCCGACCTGGTGATCGCCACGGCCGCGGTGCGCGATGAAGGGACGACCCCCAGCTACGTGCCGATGAGCTATCCGGCGGTGGCCGACTTCGAGCTGCTATCCGCGCTGGTCGCCGCCGCGCGCGACGCGAACCAGCGGGCCCACGCCGGGATTGTCCGGAGTCACGACGCGCTCTATACCGACCTGCACGCGGCTCGGATGCCCCGCCGTGAGGAATTGGAAGGCGCTCTCAAGGTCTGGCATCGGGCGCGGGTGCTCTGCAACGACATGGAGTCGTCGACGATCTTCGTCATCTGCGCCCTGCTCAATCTCCGTGGCGGCTCGGTCCTGACCGTTGTCAACGAGCCCGGCGAAGAAGCGATCGATCCGACACGGGTCGCGGCGCTCGACCTGACGCCGATGTTCAAAGTGGCGCTGGGCGCCGCACGCCAGCTGGCGCCGCTGAAGGCCTGA
- the upp gene encoding uracil phosphoribosyltransferase produces the protein MTLHVVEHPLVAHYLTRLRDRDTTPDEFREASDKIITLLLYEATRDLRTRDFSIETPLEKTQGHAIGDRVVAVPILRAGLGLVGPVLELLPQVTVGYIGLERDERTAVASRYYVKLPPDIAGKSVMILDPMLATGGTATKAVEIMKEYHPASVRLVCVVAAPEGIQALQAAHPDVQIFTAARDRELNAQKYILPGLGDYGDRLFGT, from the coding sequence ATGACCCTGCACGTCGTCGAGCATCCGCTGGTCGCGCATTACCTGACGCGCCTGCGCGACCGGGACACGACGCCCGATGAGTTTCGCGAGGCGTCCGACAAGATCATCACGTTGCTGCTGTATGAGGCGACACGCGATCTTCGAACCCGCGATTTCTCCATCGAGACGCCACTCGAAAAGACGCAGGGGCATGCGATCGGCGATCGGGTCGTCGCCGTGCCAATTCTTCGGGCCGGCTTGGGCCTGGTGGGCCCAGTGCTCGAGCTGCTGCCCCAAGTGACGGTCGGCTACATCGGCTTGGAGCGCGACGAGCGGACCGCCGTCGCCTCCCGCTACTACGTCAAGCTGCCGCCCGATATCGCCGGCAAGTCCGTCATGATCCTCGACCCGATGCTGGCCACCGGTGGAACGGCGACCAAGGCCGTCGAGATCATGAAGGAATACCACCCCGCAAGCGTTCGCCTAGTGTGCGTCGTGGCCGCTCCCGAGGGGATCCAGGCGCTGCAGGCAGCGCACCCGGACGTCCAGATCTTCACGGCGGCGCGGGACCGCGAGCTGAACGCCCAGAAGTACATCCTGCCCGGCCTGGGCGACTACGGCGATCGCCTCTTCGGTACCTGA